From the genome of Sphingobacterium kitahiroshimense, one region includes:
- a CDS encoding ABC-F family ATP-binding cassette domain-containing protein, which produces MLILQNISYIHQNKDVLFQDISLSLQDNKKVALIGNNGVGKSTLLKIVAGELTAAHGQKSIDGTLYYVPQLFGQYNHLTVAQALKIDHKLSALHAILSGIVTEENLTVLDDDWNIEDRCQEALSYWKLTDLALDQKLDSLSGGQKTKVFLAGISIHQPKLILLDEPSNQLDAMSRKLLYQFIRSSSSTMIIVSHDRSLLNQLDSMYELTSSGLIYYAGNYDFYLEEKKMKQEALHHDIKHVEKEIRKTKIKARETIERQQKLDARGKNKQQKEGVSRIMMNTLRNNAEKSTAKIKDTHHEKSASLSQELQSLRKGIPDIDKIKFGLTDSNLHAGKKLFTVKKLNGNFNGKPLWNTNLDFEISSTERIALKGENGSGKTTLIQILLNKIHDYQGEVYRAAHKSVYIDQDYSMINNDLTIYDQVQVFNDTSLQEHEIKIRLNRFLLGKDSWDKRCNTLSGGEKMRLCLCCLTIQNLAPDLIIMDEPTNNLDIQNIEILTTALKTYQGTILVVSHDEYFLQEINIERTIML; this is translated from the coding sequence ATGCTTATTTTACAAAACATTTCATATATACATCAAAATAAAGATGTGCTGTTTCAGGACATCAGTCTAAGTTTGCAGGACAATAAAAAAGTTGCTTTGATCGGAAACAATGGTGTCGGAAAATCCACACTGTTAAAGATCGTTGCGGGTGAATTAACCGCCGCTCATGGCCAAAAAAGTATTGATGGCACCTTATATTACGTGCCGCAGCTATTCGGTCAGTACAATCATTTAACGGTAGCGCAGGCATTAAAAATCGATCATAAGTTAAGTGCACTTCATGCCATACTTTCAGGAATTGTAACAGAAGAAAATCTAACTGTACTCGATGATGATTGGAACATTGAAGATCGATGTCAGGAAGCATTGTCTTACTGGAAATTAACTGATCTCGCTTTGGACCAAAAACTAGACAGCCTGAGCGGTGGCCAGAAAACGAAAGTTTTTCTAGCAGGGATAAGTATTCACCAGCCCAAACTGATTTTACTCGATGAGCCAAGCAATCAGTTAGACGCCATGAGCCGTAAGCTGCTGTATCAATTCATCCGTTCTTCGTCCAGCACGATGATTATCGTAAGTCACGACCGATCTTTGCTCAATCAACTCGATTCCATGTACGAATTGACCTCTTCTGGATTGATTTACTATGCCGGTAATTATGATTTCTATCTGGAAGAAAAGAAGATGAAGCAAGAGGCCTTGCATCATGACATCAAACATGTCGAAAAAGAAATCAGAAAAACAAAGATCAAGGCGCGCGAGACCATAGAGCGGCAACAAAAATTAGATGCTAGAGGGAAGAATAAGCAACAGAAAGAAGGCGTTTCCCGAATCATGATGAATACCTTGCGCAATAATGCTGAAAAAAGCACCGCTAAAATAAAAGATACGCATCATGAAAAAAGTGCGAGTCTATCTCAGGAGTTGCAGAGCTTAAGAAAGGGAATTCCAGATATTGATAAAATAAAGTTTGGTCTAACGGACTCCAATTTACACGCAGGCAAAAAACTCTTTACAGTAAAGAAGCTGAATGGCAATTTTAATGGAAAGCCACTTTGGAATACAAATTTAGATTTTGAAATCTCAAGTACAGAACGTATTGCTTTAAAAGGAGAAAATGGATCTGGGAAAACAACTCTTATTCAGATCTTGCTCAATAAGATCCATGATTACCAAGGTGAAGTGTATCGTGCAGCACATAAATCCGTGTATATTGATCAAGATTATTCCATGATTAACAATGATCTAACCATATATGATCAGGTACAGGTATTTAATGATACTAGCTTACAGGAGCATGAGATCAAAATCAGATTAAATCGATTTTTATTGGGTAAAGACAGCTGGGATAAGCGATGCAATACCCTAAGTGGTGGAGAAAAAATGAGGCTATGCCTATGTTGCTTAACCATTCAGAATCTAGCACCCGATCTCATCATTATGGATGAACCGACTAATAACTTAGATATACAGAATATTGAAATATTGACTACCGCTTTAAAAACTTACCAGGGTACCATACTGGTCGTATCTCATGATGAGTACTTTTTACAGGAGATCAATATCGAGCGAACAATCATGCTCTAG
- a CDS encoding TraB/GumN family protein: MKKICLMAIIAFIVATFTVHAQDNTVLWKISGNGLKKDSYLLGTMHIMCEDDYILKDKVKNLIPLVDVVTFEVNLASEENKALIPEMMKPDTSFLKGLSQGELSKIDSILISQGLSVKMLEMMSPAVFVSVLSLKSMNCSDPRNVKTMEADIQTLAASANKKIDDLETLKFQIDMLNSMFKASDLLKYLEKIDEMPAVSNKMVTAYKAENLKDLETVIYDSSYMSKEEQADFLTKRNNNWINKMPAKMTQSSHLFAVGAGHLVGNEGLLKLLTAKGYKLTPIL, from the coding sequence ATGAAAAAAATATGCCTTATGGCTATCATAGCCTTTATCGTAGCCACCTTTACTGTTCACGCACAAGATAATACCGTCCTGTGGAAAATATCAGGAAATGGATTAAAGAAAGACTCTTATTTATTGGGTACGATGCACATTATGTGTGAGGACGATTATATATTAAAAGATAAAGTTAAAAACCTAATCCCACTGGTAGATGTTGTGACTTTCGAAGTAAATCTTGCATCAGAAGAAAACAAAGCACTAATTCCTGAAATGATGAAACCTGACACGAGTTTTCTGAAAGGATTAAGTCAGGGTGAACTATCAAAAATTGACAGCATTCTGATTTCCCAGGGCCTATCCGTCAAAATGTTAGAGATGATGTCCCCTGCTGTCTTTGTTTCTGTCTTGAGTTTAAAATCAATGAATTGCTCCGACCCTAGAAATGTCAAAACCATGGAGGCGGATATCCAGACATTAGCAGCGTCAGCGAACAAAAAAATTGATGATTTAGAAACACTGAAATTTCAGATCGACATGTTAAACAGTATGTTTAAGGCATCCGATTTACTAAAATACCTTGAAAAAATTGATGAAATGCCAGCTGTATCGAATAAGATGGTCACTGCCTATAAGGCCGAAAACCTAAAAGATTTGGAAACAGTAATTTATGACAGCAGTTATATGTCCAAAGAAGAACAAGCTGATTTCTTAACGAAACGGAACAACAATTGGATCAACAAAATGCCCGCTAAGATGACGCAATCTTCGCATCTATTTGCAGTCGGTGCAGGACATCTGGTTGGCAATGAAGGTTTATTGAAACTCTTAACTGCGAAAGGTTATAAGCTCACTCCTATCTTATAA
- a CDS encoding DUF1801 domain-containing protein, producing MAKNKTVPTDESVTQFIEQIPDQQKRVDSYKLIEIMEEITAQPATLWGPSIIGFGSYHYKYASGHEGDAPLVGFSPRKPAISLYLYTCDDEQKYDLEQLGKYKMSKSCIYVKRLSDIDEAVLRKIVEDGVAAVKKKYS from the coding sequence ATGGCGAAGAACAAAACAGTGCCCACAGATGAATCTGTTACGCAATTTATTGAACAGATACCTGACCAACAGAAAAGGGTCGACAGTTATAAGCTGATCGAAATTATGGAAGAGATTACAGCACAGCCCGCAACTTTGTGGGGACCAAGTATCATTGGTTTTGGCAGCTACCATTACAAATATGCCAGTGGCCATGAAGGCGATGCGCCTTTGGTCGGTTTTTCTCCAAGAAAACCTGCGATATCATTGTATCTCTATACCTGTGATGATGAACAAAAATATGATCTTGAGCAACTCGGGAAATATAAAATGAGCAAATCCTGTATATACGTCAAACGGCTTTCTGATATTGATGAAGCTGTTCTCAGAAAGATCGTAGAGGATGGTGTAGCAGCAGTAAAAAAGAAATATAGTTAA
- a CDS encoding pirin family protein: MSNIGIIIEERAADIGNFMVGRLLPFRQKRMVGPFTFIDHMGPAALNEYENLDVGPHPHIGLSTLTYLFEGAIMHRDSLGTEMEIKPGAVNWMTAGKGVTHSERTPEYLRHTDKVLHGLQIWVALPKELEECEPSFEHTNAEDLPHWEDENGVSYTLIAGEAFGKKSPVSVYSKLYFIEIKSKNKAKISIGNDLYGESGLYILDGTITDSGTTFESKHLLVAKDAKLCEFEIGENSKIYIFGGEPLPEERYILWNFVSFSKERLEQAKQDWINNRFPEVPNETGNIPLPEFYLNK; the protein is encoded by the coding sequence ATGTCTAACATTGGTATTATTATAGAAGAGCGGGCCGCAGATATCGGCAATTTTATGGTTGGTCGTTTATTGCCTTTTCGTCAAAAGCGAATGGTTGGGCCTTTTACTTTTATTGATCATATGGGCCCTGCGGCATTAAATGAATATGAAAACCTCGATGTCGGTCCACATCCTCATATTGGCTTATCAACCCTAACCTATCTCTTTGAAGGAGCAATTATGCACCGCGATAGTCTTGGTACCGAAATGGAGATAAAACCCGGAGCTGTAAACTGGATGACTGCGGGTAAAGGCGTAACCCATTCTGAGCGTACTCCCGAATACTTAAGACATACCGATAAAGTGTTACATGGCCTTCAGATCTGGGTAGCATTACCAAAAGAACTTGAAGAGTGCGAACCATCTTTTGAACATACTAATGCCGAAGATTTACCGCATTGGGAAGATGAAAATGGGGTCAGCTATACCTTAATTGCGGGTGAAGCCTTTGGAAAAAAATCACCTGTATCTGTATACAGCAAACTATACTTCATCGAAATTAAATCGAAAAACAAGGCAAAGATCAGCATTGGCAACGATTTATACGGCGAATCGGGTCTTTATATTTTAGATGGTACCATTACAGATAGCGGAACAACATTTGAATCTAAACATTTATTGGTCGCTAAAGATGCTAAATTATGCGAATTTGAAATCGGTGAAAATTCAAAAATCTATATTTTCGGAGGAGAACCTTTACCCGAGGAACGGTATATTTTATGGAATTTTGTGAGCTTCTCCAAAGAAAGATTAGAACAAGCAAAGCAAGACTGGATCAACAATAGATTTCCAGAAGTTCCGAATGAAACAGGAAATATTCCACTTCCAGAATTTTATTTAAACAAATAA
- a CDS encoding OsmC family protein — protein sequence MNSAKATIGIDKYKTTVTAGKNSIIVDEPEEKGGLDLGFHPQQLLAASLASCTAITLKMYTDRKEWDIGPINVEVDIEQSEDKKETKFIRKISYQGNLDDKQKGRIEAIANACPIHKILLSQVTVETRVIA from the coding sequence ATGAATAGCGCTAAAGCTACTATCGGTATAGATAAATATAAAACAACAGTAACTGCAGGAAAAAACAGCATTATTGTAGACGAACCAGAAGAAAAAGGTGGACTTGACCTCGGATTTCATCCGCAGCAGTTATTAGCGGCATCTTTGGCATCCTGTACAGCCATTACTTTAAAAATGTATACTGACCGAAAGGAATGGGATATCGGACCTATCAATGTAGAAGTTGATATTGAACAGTCAGAAGATAAAAAAGAAACGAAATTTATCAGAAAAATTAGCTATCAAGGCAATCTTGATGATAAACAAAAGGGGCGCATTGAAGCGATCGCCAATGCCTGCCCCATTCATAAAATACTCCTTTCACAAGTAACCGTCGAGACGCGAGTGATAGCGTAA
- a CDS encoding TolC family protein, with product MNLKFMASVGFMLALNSSGFGQVLNLFDALQRAVDQHDKIKSKRTLVQSAEQNTIFQNKQFLPDVTLGAQQSYGTINAQNGPMYAHGGLASAATSMPLAEQNWNAAFGSLYFANVNWNVFTFGKKTNQVALARTKEQNATADVDQIIFEHQVKVAASYLNLLASQRIKFVQGKNTERAQVFFDMTYSRATSGLIPEVDVSLAKAEVSHARSLEIKSYDKELAYSKQLAVLLDDNFQTYELDSVFNTSVPIMLWDQIQSKVARHPLLELQQRKIDESAQSEKFIHSHKMPNINIFGVVQGRGSGFYWNYVQDNTAYSSSYFKGAGIQRSNYLLGGTLSWNLTNIFRFDSKIKEQQFQSQSLKQDYTLLEKELNAQTNLAKVQFQNAVDNLEETKVQLTASQLAHRQHTALYENGLTTLVDFTQALYSLNRAEVDYEIAQNNVWQAMLLLASAQGDISILLKATQH from the coding sequence ATGAATCTTAAATTCATGGCGTCAGTAGGCTTTATGCTTGCTCTTAACTCATCGGGTTTTGGACAAGTACTAAACTTATTTGATGCATTGCAACGTGCAGTTGACCAGCATGATAAAATAAAATCAAAAAGAACTCTTGTTCAGTCTGCTGAACAGAATACTATTTTTCAAAACAAACAATTTCTTCCCGATGTGACCTTGGGTGCACAGCAAAGTTATGGAACGATCAATGCACAAAACGGGCCCATGTATGCTCATGGAGGTTTAGCTTCTGCCGCAACTTCAATGCCTTTGGCTGAACAAAATTGGAATGCTGCTTTTGGGTCTCTGTATTTTGCTAACGTCAATTGGAATGTATTCACCTTTGGCAAAAAAACAAATCAAGTGGCACTTGCCCGTACAAAGGAGCAGAATGCAACTGCTGATGTCGATCAGATCATATTTGAACATCAGGTCAAAGTTGCGGCGTCCTATCTTAATCTATTGGCGAGCCAACGTATTAAATTTGTTCAGGGTAAAAATACAGAACGTGCCCAGGTGTTTTTTGATATGACCTACAGTCGGGCAACAAGTGGTTTAATTCCAGAAGTTGATGTTTCGCTTGCGAAAGCAGAGGTCTCTCATGCGAGATCGTTAGAAATCAAATCTTACGATAAAGAGCTGGCCTATTCAAAACAGCTTGCCGTTTTGTTGGACGATAATTTTCAAACGTATGAACTGGACAGTGTATTCAATACCAGTGTACCTATTATGCTATGGGATCAAATTCAAAGTAAAGTAGCGAGGCATCCTTTATTGGAATTGCAGCAACGCAAGATTGATGAAAGTGCGCAATCTGAAAAATTTATCCACAGCCATAAAATGCCCAACATCAATATTTTTGGTGTGGTGCAGGGACGTGGTTCAGGTTTTTATTGGAACTATGTCCAGGATAACACCGCATATTCATCTTCCTATTTTAAAGGTGCAGGAATTCAGCGTAGCAATTACCTTTTGGGAGGTACATTGAGTTGGAATTTGACAAATATCTTTCGGTTTGACAGTAAAATAAAGGAGCAACAGTTTCAATCCCAATCCTTAAAGCAAGATTATACTTTATTGGAGAAAGAACTGAATGCGCAAACCAATTTAGCGAAAGTACAGTTTCAAAATGCGGTCGATAATCTTGAAGAAACAAAAGTACAGCTCACCGCTTCACAGTTAGCCCATCGTCAACATACAGCATTGTATGAGAATGGTCTTACAACATTGGTTGATTTCACACAGGCATTGTACAGCCTCAATAGGGCTGAGGTCGATTATGAAATTGCCCAAAACAATGTTTGGCAGGCGATGCTGCTATTAGCATCTGCACAAGGAGATATTTCGATTTTACTTAAAGCGACTCAACACTAA
- a CDS encoding HYC_CC_PP family protein yields MKKLFVIFLSFVYLILSSGFAQYAHFCMGTATKEVTLTNINHNTNTPCAICASKEKGLEKKKKNCCKVETQIFKTDKASSKQAGFDFSLKIWGDVIPNRTLGAVFDKLSITNVSNNPNYLSDRILPRTNPLYILHCIYRI; encoded by the coding sequence ATGAAAAAACTATTCGTCATATTCCTCTCATTCGTTTACCTGATCTTGTCCTCGGGCTTTGCTCAGTATGCGCATTTTTGTATGGGAACCGCAACGAAAGAAGTAACCTTAACGAATATCAATCATAATACCAATACGCCTTGTGCCATCTGTGCTTCTAAGGAAAAAGGACTGGAGAAGAAAAAGAAGAACTGTTGCAAAGTAGAAACGCAGATCTTTAAGACTGATAAAGCTTCAAGTAAACAAGCTGGCTTTGATTTTTCGCTAAAAATTTGGGGAGATGTTATTCCCAACCGAACATTAGGTGCTGTTTTCGATAAACTATCGATCACTAATGTCTCTAATAATCCTAATTACCTGTCCGACAGAATACTTCCCCGGACAAATCCCCTCTATATCTTACATTGCATCTATAGAATATAG
- a CDS encoding efflux RND transporter permease subunit produces the protein MNLIRFALRKPISIMVMVLGLLFFGIRAAKDIQVDILPEMNLPVVYVAHSFNGYTPQQMEGYFTKMYVNMMLFTNGIKSIETKNTQGLTLMKVNFYEGTEMGEAIAQLTALSNRSQVFLPHGAPPPFIIRFDASSQPVGQLVFRSETKTNNQLQDIANFTARPFLIAIPGLTTAPPFGGSPRTIEINIDPNKLRVHQLSPEQIVEIISRQNITSPSGNVYIDDINYLTPTNNTLKTVEEFGDIPLFKGQVDNVYLRDVATVKDGADITAGYALIDGKRSVYINVAKSGKASTYDVVQNLKKVIPNIQKNLPDDVKISYEFDQSVYVINAVKSLIVEGVLGALLTGLMVILFLRDMRAAIIVILTIPISIISGVLFLKLFGQTINIMSLSGLALAIGILVDESTVTIENIHQHFAMGKTKARAIWDACMEIAFPKLLILLCILAVFAPALVMTGIPGSLFMPLALSIGFSMITSYLMSQTFVPIMANWMMKNNHVAGEVHKETAFDRFKVRYSNLLERLMASKKIIVSISLVLILALVAVMYQFTGKDVLPNVNSSQFQVRITAPEGTRIEKTEEKVKAVLHQLGTLIGKDKIAISSAYVGLHPSSFAVSPIYLYNAGPHEALLQVALKDFKGNSDVLKDEIRAHLKKTMPELKLSFEPIELTEKILSQGANTAIEIRISGMMKKMNAMSANKLMVKLKELDYLRDVKIPQSMNYPALEINIDRNRAAQLGLDAQDISKSLVASTASSRYTSKNMWVGGMMGIAYDVQVQMPQNILNSQDELANIPLSKNADRPVLGDVATITPVKTLGESYNLGTMGYTTVTANVHQTDLGRAKKDVQAAIDSLGELPKGVNIQVAGMAPVLDDTMNSLASGLLIAIVVIFLMLTANFQSFKVSLTILTTVPFVVFGSLVLLKLTGSTINMQSYMGIIMAVGVSIANAVLLISNAETLRLENKNAMLSAITATGLRIRPIIMTTLAMTAGMLPMAIGFGEGGDQVSPLGRAIIGGLVASTFSVLIILPLVFAWVLGKTKVQSPSLDPEDENSVHFNN, from the coding sequence ATGAATTTAATCAGATTTGCACTTCGCAAACCAATTTCCATCATGGTTATGGTATTGGGCCTTTTATTCTTCGGAATACGGGCAGCAAAAGATATACAGGTAGATATTTTACCTGAGATGAACTTACCAGTGGTTTATGTAGCTCACTCGTTTAACGGCTATACGCCACAACAGATGGAGGGTTACTTTACCAAGATGTATGTCAATATGATGCTTTTTACGAATGGAATAAAAAGTATTGAGACGAAAAATACACAGGGATTGACATTGATGAAAGTCAATTTTTATGAGGGTACTGAGATGGGAGAGGCTATTGCGCAGCTGACAGCCCTCTCCAATCGCTCGCAGGTATTCTTACCGCATGGTGCTCCGCCACCTTTTATCATTCGGTTTGATGCTTCATCACAACCGGTAGGTCAATTGGTTTTCCGCAGTGAAACCAAAACGAATAATCAGCTGCAGGATATTGCCAATTTTACAGCACGGCCTTTCTTGATTGCCATTCCGGGGTTAACAACAGCGCCACCATTTGGCGGAAGTCCACGGACAATTGAAATTAATATTGATCCCAATAAACTCCGTGTACACCAGCTTTCGCCAGAGCAGATTGTGGAAATCATCAGTCGTCAGAACATCACATCACCTTCAGGAAACGTGTATATAGACGATATCAACTACTTGACACCGACCAACAATACCTTAAAGACGGTCGAAGAGTTTGGCGATATTCCATTATTCAAAGGACAGGTTGATAATGTATATTTAAGAGATGTTGCAACTGTTAAAGATGGTGCAGATATTACAGCTGGCTATGCCTTGATTGATGGCAAGCGTTCGGTATATATCAATGTAGCCAAATCAGGAAAAGCGTCAACTTATGATGTCGTACAGAACCTTAAAAAGGTCATTCCTAATATTCAAAAAAACCTCCCTGATGATGTGAAGATTTCTTATGAATTTGATCAGTCAGTCTATGTGATCAATGCTGTAAAAAGTCTGATTGTAGAAGGGGTCCTGGGAGCATTGCTAACGGGTTTAATGGTGATCCTATTTTTAAGAGATATGCGTGCCGCAATTATCGTGATTTTAACAATTCCGATTTCCATTATTTCAGGTGTGCTTTTTCTTAAATTATTTGGACAAACCATCAACATCATGAGTTTGTCGGGATTAGCGCTAGCCATCGGTATTCTGGTGGATGAAAGTACGGTCACGATCGAAAATATCCATCAGCACTTTGCAATGGGAAAAACAAAAGCAAGGGCCATCTGGGATGCCTGTATGGAGATCGCTTTCCCTAAATTATTGATCTTACTTTGTATTCTCGCCGTATTTGCACCTGCACTGGTGATGACGGGGATACCGGGATCACTGTTTATGCCACTGGCTCTTTCAATTGGATTTTCTATGATCACTTCTTACCTGATGTCTCAGACTTTTGTGCCGATCATGGCCAATTGGATGATGAAAAACAATCATGTAGCGGGTGAAGTGCATAAAGAAACAGCTTTCGATAGATTTAAAGTTCGCTACTCGAATCTGTTGGAACGATTAATGGCGAGTAAGAAGATCATTGTCTCCATCAGTTTGGTGCTGATCCTAGCCCTTGTTGCTGTTATGTATCAGTTTACAGGAAAAGATGTTCTTCCGAACGTCAATTCGAGCCAATTCCAGGTGCGGATAACTGCGCCTGAAGGAACGCGAATTGAAAAAACGGAAGAAAAGGTAAAGGCCGTATTGCATCAATTGGGTACTTTGATCGGGAAAGATAAAATTGCGATTTCCTCTGCCTACGTCGGCTTACATCCATCCTCATTTGCGGTAAGTCCCATTTATCTTTATAATGCGGGTCCACATGAAGCATTACTTCAGGTAGCGCTAAAAGATTTTAAAGGGAATTCGGATGTCTTAAAAGATGAAATAAGAGCGCATCTCAAAAAAACGATGCCAGAACTTAAGCTTTCTTTCGAACCGATCGAATTAACCGAAAAAATATTAAGTCAAGGTGCGAATACCGCTATTGAGATCCGTATTTCGGGTATGATGAAGAAGATGAATGCGATGTCTGCCAATAAATTGATGGTGAAGCTTAAAGAATTGGATTACTTACGTGATGTCAAAATACCACAATCCATGAATTACCCAGCTCTGGAAATTAATATTGACAGAAATAGAGCCGCACAGTTAGGCTTAGATGCGCAGGATATTTCGAAGTCTTTGGTCGCCAGTACTGCTTCTTCACGTTATACAAGTAAAAATATGTGGGTAGGCGGTATGATGGGGATTGCTTATGACGTGCAGGTACAAATGCCTCAAAATATTTTAAACAGCCAAGATGAACTGGCGAACATTCCGTTATCTAAAAATGCGGACAGACCTGTATTAGGCGATGTAGCAACCATAACACCTGTTAAAACATTGGGCGAAAGTTATAATTTGGGAACAATGGGTTACACAACTGTAACAGCCAATGTACATCAGACTGATCTTGGCCGAGCTAAAAAAGATGTACAGGCAGCAATTGATTCTTTAGGTGAACTGCCAAAAGGTGTGAATATACAAGTAGCGGGTATGGCTCCAGTTTTAGACGATACCATGAATAGCCTAGCGAGCGGATTACTGATTGCAATCGTGGTTATCTTTTTGATGCTGACAGCTAATTTTCAATCCTTCAAGGTTTCACTGACCATTTTAACCACAGTCCCTTTCGTGGTATTTGGTTCTTTGGTTTTACTGAAATTGACCGGATCAACTATCAATATGCAATCTTATATGGGGATTATTATGGCAGTAGGTGTTTCAATTGCCAACGCTGTACTATTGATCAGTAATGCGGAGACATTGCGGTTAGAAAATAAAAATGCCATGCTGTCTGCTATTACAGCAACGGGACTGCGTATCCGTCCGATCATTATGACCACTTTGGCGATGACAGCCGGTATGTTGCCGATGGCAATTGGATTTGGAGAAGGTGGAGATCAAGTGTCACCCTTAGGTAGAGCGATTATTGGTGGACTGGTAGCTTCTACTTTTTCCGTACTCATCATTTTACCCTTGGTATTTGCTTGGGTATTGGGTAAAACTAAAGTTCAATCACCTTCTCTAGATCCTGAAGATGAAAACAGTGTACATTTTAACAATTAG